Part of the Opitutus sp. ER46 genome is shown below.
TTCGCAGTTTTCGCCGCGTTGGCTTCCTGTACCTTCTGATCGCAGATCCCGATGATAGCCAGGGCATGGGTCTTGATGTCATCGAAACCTGCCGACACTGATCCAAGTGCTGCTTTCAGAGACGTTATAGATTGCTCCAGTTGATTAACTTTACCCTCCAGTACAGTCTTCTCACTGACAAGAGTTTGTATTTGAGAGGTGAGTTGGGAATATGCCGCGGCGTCGATTCCTTGAACGACAGAGATAAATGCAGTCGCGCTCGAGTGTTGGCCGACGTTGTCAGTAACGGTCAACGTGATCACGTTGACCCCGAGTGGGAGTGTGACCGTGGGCGATGCGCCGGTCGCAGAACCAAAGGCACCCACCCATGAATAGGACAATTGCGCATTCTCTGGGTCTGTCGAACCGGTCCCATCAAGTGTGATGACAGCCTCGGCTGATGTGCCGGCGTATACAACACGATCACTGCCTGCATTTGCCGTCGGAAGAAGATTCGTCCTGACAAATTGTTCGGATCTACGTGCGCCGCCTCCAAGCAGCAGAACTGAACCGTCCTGCAGCGAGCAAAGAAAATGAGGATTCCGAGTGACCGACGGCATGGAAGTGGGGAGTGCGAAGGTGCCGTATGCCGGGTCAAATATCTCAACCTTTGGCGTGTCCGGAGATGAAATCATCACCTTGCCGTCGTCGGTTAGGCTAACGGCCGGGTATTGCCGGGCCGTGTTCATGTGGTAGGTCGCTATGATCCTGTTGGTGGCGGGGTCGAAGAGCTCACACACGTTGGTTCCGGCGCCGGAAGGTGGAGTGGGACCGCCGACAAGCAGCACTTTCCCGTTTGGGAGGAGGATACCCGCAGGGTCCCGAGGTTGGCTCATCGACGCAATCGAGGTGAATGTGTTTGTCGAAGGATCAAATACCTCCATCGAGGCAGTCATTGAGCTAGTCCCGCTGTATGTAAGTCCTCCGGCGAGAAGAACGCGCCCGTCATTCAGTCGGACGAGGGCTCCGCCCGCGCGGCCGACCCTGAGCGAAATCAATGAGGCTGCTCCTGTGGTCGGGTTGAGGACAATCGCTGTGCCACGTACCGACCAGTTCGCTCCCCAGTTTCCCGCAAGCAGAACTCTTCCGTCGAGAAGGGTTACGGATTTTCCTGCAAAGCATCCTTCTGGAAGACTAAAACCATTTGAAAAAGTGTTTGTAGTAGGGTCGTAGATCTCAGTTGAGTTTAGTGCAGTGGTTCCGACTGTCGATCCCCCGCCGGCGACGAGGACCCGACCATCGTTAAGCTTCGCAACGGCGGGCGCAAAACGTGCAGTTGCGAGCGACGCCGCCCAACTGAATTGACCGCTGCTCGGATTGTACAATTCGGCGGCGTTCACCCCTAGTGTTCCGACTACGAACACACGTCCATCATCGAGACGTGTGATTGCTTCGCCCGATCGCGTAGCCAACATGTCGCCCCTGGCGACGAATTCAGTCTGAGCACGCGTCGGCGGGGCAATGAGACTGCTTACGCAGATTGCCGTAAGCAGGAGGAATTTATTAGTTGAGTTCATATGGTTTCGATGACGGAAAGGTTGGGTGTCGGGCCGACGTCGTCCATTTGTGGATCTCGGGATAACCCGATCCGGCGTGCGGTGACCGTGCCCAAGGTGGTAGTTGGGCCGGTATTCAGAGAACATCACATCGCCCTAACTTTGAATTTCTTAAATAGATTTGAATATAACCTGCGAGGTTGTCGATCCTCTGGGGCGTGAAGCGCCCATTCCGCGCATTGCTACGTCATGGCTTCCTCAAGTTGGGGAATCCAGCGATGGCCCGATCATGCATTTGGGCTACTTCGGCGCTGTACGACAGGAGTTCGATGTTGAGCGCATCTCGTCGCCCGTTTCTGGACCCTATAAGATTACATACCGAAGAACCGTGACGGCCGAAGCGCCGCCGACCCGCGGAGGAGGAGGATACTTTGGTGGAAGCTCCTGGGTATGTATGGGGTCGGCGGCATTCGTTGCCTCCCAGGGCACCTATCACCTAATCGCTCCGTACCTGGCGCGACTGGCCGACAAAGGGCCGGCGCAGGCCGGCAACACGTCTGATTGAGCCGTTGCTGACGCTCACCGCGAAGGCTGCGAACCGGGCGCGAGAGTCTGCGGCGCTCGCTCCCGGTCGCGACTCCCACGCTCGGTGCCGACCACCGCGCGGTTTCGCGCGCGTTGGCGTACTTCGCGGTTGCTAACGGCGGCTACTTCGCCGTCTCGGCGAGGGCTTCGCGGATGATGGGCTCCATCACGTTGGCCTGGCGCCAGAAGCCGAGGTCGCTGGCGTGGTCGCCGTCGGTCGCGCCTTCGGAGTCGGTGCCGTAGAGAGCGTCGCCAGGAATGTAATACAGATGCTTCACGCCGGCCTGCTTGAGGCGTTCGTACTCGGCCTTGAGGGCGGCGTGGTTCTTCGCGTGAAACTGGCTCGTCTCCGGCCGAATCCAGGCATTGGTCTCGCGCCGGTCCTCGACGAGCACGATGGGCGTGTCGGGTCGCGCGGCGCGGAGCTGCTGCACGAGCGGTACGGTCTTCGCGGTGACGTCGGCCGGCTGCATGTTAGGCAGGCAGTCGATCACGTACACCGCCGCATCGATCTGCGTGAGAAACGCGCCGACGGCGGCGTCCATCTTACCGTTGCCCGAGAAGCCGAGGTTCAGCACGGGCCGGTCAAACCGGCGGCCGAGGATCGCGGTGTGCACCATGCCGGGACGCGACGCGCAGGCGCCGTGGGTGATGGACGTGCCGTAGAACACGATCGGCTTGGCGGTGCGCGGGGCGAGACCCTCGAACCGGGCGCCCTTGGGCACGCCGATGGCCAATGATTTCACGCCATTGTAGAGCGGCAGGTAGGCGGCGTATTCGCGGAAGCCAGGCGCGAGTCCCTTCACCAACGCCGTCTTCACCTCCTGTTTGGCGGGACGGGCGGCCTGCACCCAGCGCCACTGGCCCTGCTCGTCGCGCGCGTAGAGGTCGAGCCCGCTGACGCCGGTCGCCGGCATGTGCGGCTTCGCGAGGCGATCCTTCGTGAGCAGGTAATGGACGTGGATGCTCGTCGCATCGGTCTTGAAGCGGACCATCATCCCGGCGGTGTCGCGGCTGAGATTCCAGACGTTCTTGGTGACCGTCTGCTCGGCGGCCGCGGGCAGGCGGTCGAACCAGAGTTGCCGCGGCTGATCGACCCAGGCGCGCCCCTCGGCGCCCCACGTCGTGACGTCGTGCCACTCGACGTCGGCGGCGTCATCGGCGCTGGCCGCGAGCGCGGGATCGGCGCGGACCGCGGCGTCGACCGCGGGGGGCGTCGCCGCCGGTGCGGGCTGGGCCGCGGACGTCACCGCCGCGAGCGCGGTGGCGAAAAGGAGTGAGAGGGGCAGGCGAGCGACGGCGAACCGTTTCATGGTCGGAGGGGCGGCAGGTTGGGCCGCGGCCCGGTCGCGGGTCAAAGCCGTTGAATATTCGGGCGCGTTTTCGCGGACGCGAAAACGCGCACTCAGGTTGGGAGGATGCGCACTTGCGAAGGCGATTTCGCACACTGGCGGGTGCAACCGGACCGCCAGCCCGCACTACGACCTCGCGCCGCCGCCTTGGCCCCAAATGCGCCTGTGATCCGCAGCGTGGAACAGTGCCTGATTGACGGGTTTACCACGACAGGTAAACACCGAGGCCAGCATGCAGGAGCGCGATGATACTCCAGCTTCCGCACTGTGGAACGCCGCCTACGCAGGAGACGTCGCTGCGGTCGAACGGTTGATTGCCGAGGGCGTGGACGTGAATGTGTGGGATAAGTGGGGGCGGAATGCGCTCTCGCTCGCCGCGGGTGCGGGGCATCTGCAGGTTGTGCAGCAACTCATTACTGCGGGGGCATGGGTTGACCCTTTCGAGGAGGGAAGTGTGTACAAGACGCCGCTCATGGTAGCGGCGGAAGGAGGACACACGCAGGTTGTCGAGCACCTGCTCGACGCCGGCGCTGACCCGACTCGGACTGGCGGCGTGAGCATATGTACGGCGGAGTACTACGCCCGCCACTCCCACGGGTATGTGGCGGCCATTCTCCGGCTGGCAGAAGATCGATGGCGGCGCACGAAGCGCAGCGTTGAGGAGTGAAGACGGTCTTCTCGGTGCGATGCCGGCTCAGTTCGGGGCTCGCTCCGTGCGCTCCTCTGAACTCGGTGGCCTCGGTGTCCTGCTCGGTCGGGCGTTTCCTCAATCCCTCCGGGCGGGACACGGAGCGCACAGAGGTCGGAGGAGGGGCACAGAGGGAGAACCGGCATCGAGCTGGTTTTCCTCGGTGACCTCCTCGGGACTAGGTGCACTCCGTGACGAGAACGACCTCCGGAGTGAAAGTGAGAGTGAAAGTGGGGAAGCAACTGGCGGTCCCTCAATCCCTCCGGGCGGGACACGGAGTGCACAGAGGTCGGAGGAGGGGCACGGAGGAAGAGAACCGGCTTTGTGATGGTTTTCCTCGGTGACCTCTTCCGGCCTCCGTGGACTCTGTGACGAGAACGACCTTCGGAGTGAAAGTGAGAGTGAGCGGGAAAGTGGTGAAGCAACTGGCGGTCGCTCAATCCCTCCGGGCGGGACGCGGAGCGCACAGAGGTCGGAGGAGGGGCAAGAAGGGAGAACCGGCATCGTGCTGGTTTTCCTCCGTGACCTCTTCCGGACTCGGTGCACTCCGTGACGAGAACGCCCTCCGGAGTGAAAGTGAGAGTGAGAGTGAAAGTGGGGAAGCAACTGGCGGTCCCTCAATCTCTCCAGGCGGGACACGGAGCGCACAGAGGTCGGAGGAGGGGCACGGAGGAAGAGAACCCGTTTTGTGATGGTTTTCCTCGGTGACCTCCTCCGGCCTCCGTGCACTCCGTGACGAGAACGACCTTCGGAGTGGTCCCTCAATCCCTCGAGAGTAAGAGCAAGAGGAAGAGTAAGAGGAAGATATATAGAGGTCGTTGGACGGAGAGCAAGGGTTTGAACTTGGGCATCGGGCGGATATCGTGGGCCTTGAAATTGTTTCTATGAAACACTTCGCCATCTCTGTGCTTGGGCTTACCGCGCTCATTGCTGAGTGCTTCGCGACGACAGGATTGATCGATACGACGTTTGTGCCGGCTGGGAAGGGGCGCGTCTGGACAATCGAAGACGCCCCAAACGGCGGTGTATATGTCGCTCGAAATACCCTGAAGCGTTTCAATTCCGACGGCACCGAAGACACCCGATTTGTGTGTCCGATCGTGGCTGAAGGCATGGTAGCGAATCTGCGCATGGTGTTTGCTGGCGCCGATGGTAGTCTGCTGGTGGCAGGGACATTCGCGATCGATTCCCAGCCCGCATTTACCGCGCGGGTGTTGTCCGACGGCGCGATCGATCCGAGCTACCATCGCGCAAACTTCGGGCCGGCGATTCCTGCGGCCATTGTCACGGCCGGCGCGGTGGACGCAGCCGGTCGGCTGCTGCTGGCCGGGCCGTTTCACGTCGTGGACGGGCACTCGGTTTCCTATCTGACGCGACTCCTGCCCGACGGCCGCTGGGACGAGACGTTTACCCCGCCGGCGTTGAGCGGCGTTCCGGCCGCACTCGGGGTTTTGCCCAGCGGACAGATTGTAGTGGCAGGTGGAACAGGTGTGATGCTGCTCAAGCCCGACGGATCGCCCGACAATTCCGCGGCGACCTACACGGGAATGAGCGACATTGGGGCGGTTGCCATTTCGAGCACCGGCAGGATCGCCGTCGGCGGAGACTCGCGGGTGGTGATGCTTCGCGAGGACTTAACTGAGGACACGGCGTTCGCATCCGATTTCCGCTTTCAACTCGGGGTCGACGATCTCCGGTTTGATCCGGCCGGTCGCCTGGTCGCTGCCGGGATCTTTGCCGGCTTTCCGGCCGTGTTCGGTGTGGTCCGGTTTCTCCCGAACGGGGCGACTGACTCCAGTTGGGCGAGGCTGGGCGGGACAGACGGGCGGATCGAGCGCGTGCGGCTCAGCCAATCTGGCGATGTGTACGTGTCTGGGCGATTTGCGACGATTCAAGGCGCGGCGCGCGCGGGCGTCGCGCGACTCCATGGCGCCAACTCAGGGGCGGTAGGCTGGGTCAACACCTCGGCGCGCGCCACCATTCGTGACGGCGAGCCGCTGATCGCGGGTTTTTTCGTCAACGGCGACCAACCGATTCAAGTCCTCGTGCGCGCCGTGGGCCCGGGATTGGCGCAATTCGGGGTGGATGCCCCGTTGCCGCATCCGAAGTTTGTCGTGTACTCCGGATCGACCCCCGTGTTGGAAGCCTCGGGCTGGAGCGACACCGATGAGATGCGGTCGATTCAGAGCGCCGCGGGCGCGTTTCCCCTGCCTAGTAACAGCACGGATTCCGTCGCCATGATGGTGCTTCCCCCTGGCGCATATACCGTGATCGTTACCGGGCAGAACGGCGAGGCCGGCGCGGCGCTCTGCGAAGTGTATAGGCTGTAGTAGGAGTTCTCCGTTGCGTGGCTCACGTTCGGCGCGCTGGCCCGCTCGCCGGGGCGGGTGAGCGTGTCGGGCTGCTTCAAGATCCGGCGGCACAACCACCCGCGGCTTACGGCGGTTCGTGGGTTGATCTGGAAGACGAACTCTTGGGACGA
Proteins encoded:
- a CDS encoding kelch repeat-containing protein; the encoded protein is MNSTNKFLLLTAICVSSLIAPPTRAQTEFVARGDMLATRSGEAITRLDDGRVFVVGTLGVNAAELYNPSSGQFSWAASLATARFAPAVAKLNDGRVLVAGGGSTVGTTALNSTEIYDPTTNTFSNGFSLPEGCFAGKSVTLLDGRVLLAGNWGANWSVRGTAIVLNPTTGAASLISLRVGRAGGALVRLNDGRVLLAGGLTYSGTSSMTASMEVFDPSTNTFTSIASMSQPRDPAGILLPNGKVLLVGGPTPPSGAGTNVCELFDPATNRIIATYHMNTARQYPAVSLTDDGKVMISSPDTPKVEIFDPAYGTFALPTSMPSVTRNPHFLCSLQDGSVLLLGGGARRSEQFVRTNLLPTANAGSDRVVYAGTSAEAVITLDGTGSTDPENAQLSYSWVGAFGSATGASPTVTLPLGVNVITLTVTDNVGQHSSATAFISVVQGIDAAAYSQLTSQIQTLVSEKTVLEGKVNQLEQSITSLKAALGSVSAGFDDIKTHALAIIGICDQKVQEANAAKTAN
- a CDS encoding SGNH/GDSL hydrolase family protein, with the translated sequence MKRFAVARLPLSLLFATALAAVTSAAQPAPAATPPAVDAAVRADPALAASADDAADVEWHDVTTWGAEGRAWVDQPRQLWFDRLPAAAEQTVTKNVWNLSRDTAGMMVRFKTDATSIHVHYLLTKDRLAKPHMPATGVSGLDLYARDEQGQWRWVQAARPAKQEVKTALVKGLAPGFREYAAYLPLYNGVKSLAIGVPKGARFEGLAPRTAKPIVFYGTSITHGACASRPGMVHTAILGRRFDRPVLNLGFSGNGKMDAAVGAFLTQIDAAVYVIDCLPNMQPADVTAKTVPLVQQLRAARPDTPIVLVEDRRETNAWIRPETSQFHAKNHAALKAEYERLKQAGVKHLYYIPGDALYGTDSEGATDGDHASDLGFWRQANVMEPIIREALAETAK
- a CDS encoding ankyrin repeat domain-containing protein, which produces MQERDDTPASALWNAAYAGDVAAVERLIAEGVDVNVWDKWGRNALSLAAGAGHLQVVQQLITAGAWVDPFEEGSVYKTPLMVAAEGGHTQVVEHLLDAGADPTRTGGVSICTAEYYARHSHGYVAAILRLAEDRWRRTKRSVEE